The Novibacillus thermophilus genome segment GCCCATGTTGCGGATGTCTTGCTCGTGGTGCAGGGCGTAAATCACCGCTCCGGCCGCCAGGAACAGCAGCGCTTTAAAAAAAGCGTGCGTCATCAAGTGAAACGTACCGGCCACGTATCCGGCCGATCCGAGGGCGAACATCATAAACCCGAGCTGACTGACTGTGGAGTAGGCGAGCACGCGTTTAATGTCGTTTTGTACGAGGCCAATCGATGCGGCGAAAATCGCCGTAAACGCCCCGATGAACGCGATGACGTCCAGTGCGAGGGGTGACGCCTCGATGAGGGGATACACGCGGGCCACGAGGTACACCCCGGCCGCCACCATCGTCGCGGCGTGGATCAGGGCACTGACCGGCGTCGGGCCTTCCATGGCGTCGGGCAGCCACGTGTGCAGCGGAAACTGGCCCGATTTGCCCACCGCCCCGACAAATATGAGGATCGCGATCAGACTCAACGTGCCTACTGCGATCGTCCCCGATTCAGCTGCAGCAAACACGTCGCCGTATTCCAGGCTGCCCACCTGCCAGAAGACGAGGCAGATGGCGACAAACAGGCCCACGTCCCCGATGCGGGTGACGATAAACGCCTTTTTCGCCGCTGCTTTCGCCTCGGGCTTGTGGTACCAGAAACCGACGAGCAAGAACGAACAGAGGCCGACTAGCTCCCAAAATATGTACAGCTGTAAGAAGTTGGGCGAGATGACGAGTGCCAGCATGCTGAACGTGAACAGGGCCAAATAGGCGTAAAACACGTGGAAGCGTTCGTCTCCTTCCATGTAGCCCCGCGAGTACACGTGCACGAGGAAACTGACGAGGGAGACGACAAAAAGCATCATCGCGTTTAACGCGTCCACTTGAAACCCCATCGTCAGCACGCCGTCGCCGATGTTCAACCATTCGAATGCCACATGGACCTGGTTCCCACCCACGCTCTCCACAACGGCAAAAACTGCCATCACCAGTGGAGCTAAAGTAGCCAGTATCCCTACGATTGCCGATGATTCCCGTAATCTTCGTCCGAAGCCTAATAGCAGCACAAAGGCGATCAGCGGAAAGAGCGGCATTAGCCATGCATTGTTTAACATGGGATCACCCTCTAGCGTTTAAGTGTATTCATATCTTCGACGTTAACAGATTCTCGCCTGCGGTAAAGTGCAATGAGAATCGCGATGCCGACGGCAACTTCGGCTGCCGCCACCGTAATGGTAAACAAGCTGAAAATGTGCCCCGTCACGTTTGCGCCGATCCCGTACTTCGCAAAGGCGACCAGGTTGATATTGACGGCGTTGAGCATCAGTTCGATGCAAAACAGGACGATGACAGCATTTCGCTTGGTCAGGACGCCGTACAAACCGATGCAAAACAAAATTGCCGCTAACGCGAGGTAAGACGATACCGGCATTACTCCGCCTCCTTCTTCGCCAAAATAATGGCGCCGACAAGGGCGACCAGTAACAGCACAGAAAGCAGTTCGAAGGGGATGACAAACTGTTTAAATACCGTCAACCCGATATTTTCGACAGTGAACGTGCTGACGTCTGCCGCCTCTCCCGGAAACGGCGTCGTGTTAATCCCCCACATGAGAAAGGCGAACAGCACGGCGACGGCGACAAAGCTGAGACCCCGGTGCAGCGGGCGGCGGGTCGGCGTTTCTTCCCCAGTATGCCGCGTCAGCATGATCCCAAACAACATGAGAATCGTGACGGCCCCGGAGTAGATGAGCACTTGAACGACAGCGACGAACTCCGCGTTCAGCAAGAAAAAGATACCTGCCACGCTTAACATCGTGGCGGCCATGGAGATCACCATGTGCACCACTTTTGTAAAGTTAATCATGAACACGGCGCCGCCGATGGCGAAGACGGACAGTACAAAAAAGGCGACGAACTCTCCGGTTATATTCATACTTTGTTCTCACTCCGGATATTGGTGTTGTTCTCATGCAGCCACTCCATGTCTTTGTACAAATCGTCGCGGCTGTATGCAGACAGCTCAAAGTTATTCGTCATCACGATCGCTTCTGTCGGACACACTTCGGTGCACAAGTCGCACAAAATGCAGATTTCAAAATTGATGTTATACGTGTCCAGAATCTTCCCCTTTTTGCCGGGATCCGGATGGGGTCGTCCGCTGAGCGTAATGCAATCGGTCGGGCAGACGCGGGCACACTGGTTGCACACGATGCACTTCTCCGGATCGAGGTGCTGAATGCCTCGGAAGCGGTCGGGCATCTCCATCGGCTCATCGGGATAGTGGTGGGTCACCTTTTTTTTCGGTATGTGCTTCAGTGTGTACGCGAGGCCTTTAATGATGCCTTGCATGCGATCACCCCGTTTCGTTTGAGAAATTATTTCTTGTGCTCCCTCGCCTTCTGTCGTCCTCGAACCTATGGGCCTCTAGTAGAACTGGCTAATCCACGGGACCTCTTTCAACAGGGCGGAAAGGAAGATGTTGGCGATTGCGAGGGGCAACAGAACTTTCCACCCGAGGCTCATCAGCTGGTCGATACGGATGCGCGGCAACGTGGCCCGCACCCAGAACAAGAAAAAGACGATCAGCAAAAATTTAAGTAAAAACCAGACGATGCCGGGGATGAAGCCGAGAAAGTCGAACGGCGGATGCCAACCGCCGAGAAACAGCACGGTCGTCAGCGATGACATGGCGAAGATGTACACGTACTCGGCGAGCATGAAAAATGCCCAGCGAAATCCGCTGTACTCGACAAAATAACCGGCCACAAGTTCCGATTCAGCTTCTGGCAAGTCGAACGGCACCCGGTTCAACTCCGCAATAGACGCGATGAGAAAGATGACAAACCCGAGAATTTGCGGCACGATGAACCACATGTTCTGCTGAGCTTCAACGATGTCGATCATGTTCAGCGACCCAGCGGCCAATATCACGCCCACGACAGACAAAATGAGGGGTATTTCGTAGCTGATCATCTGGGCGGCGGAGCGCATCGCCCCCAAAAGGGCGTAGTTGTTGTTGGACGACCAGCCCCCGGTCAAAATTCCGATCACTGTAATGCTCGTCAAGGCCAAGTAGTACAGCAGTGCCACCCCGATGTCGGTAAAATACAAATTTTCCGTGAACGGAATGACTGCCACAATGGCGAACGACGGCACAAAGGCGATGATCGGCGCGATCTTGAACAGCGGTTTGTCCGCCTGGGCCGGGATCGTATCTTCTTTCACGAGCAGTTTCAGAATGTCAGCGACCGTCTGGAACATGCCCCACGGTCCAACGCGCACCGGCCCGTGGCGCAATTGCACCCAGCCCAACACTTTGCGCTCGAACAAAATGGCGTACGTCACGAACCCGAGAATGACGAGGAGTAAGGCTACAGCGCCCAAGGTGAACAATGTGGCGTTTAGCGGGGACAGCGGTTGCGACAGCAATTGGCCCATCAGGCGTCCACCTCCCCTAGCACGATGTCGATGGAACCGAGGATCGCCACCAAGTTCGAGACGTTTTCGCCGTGCAGCAGTTCAGGCAGGATTTGCAAATTGCAGAAAGAGGGGCGGCGAAATTTGACGCGCCACGGATTGGACTTACCTTTACTGACGAGATAGCAGCCTAGCTCCCCCCGCGGTGCCTCGATCCCGACGTACACCTCTCCTTCCGGCACCCGCACGACCCGCGGAATTTTGGCCATGATCGGGCCGGAAGGCGGAAACTGCTCGACAGCTTGTTCTAAAATGCGGACGGATTGGCGCATTTCCTCCATCCGGCATTTGAATTTGTCGTACACTTCCCCTGTCTGCCCTGTTGGCACGTCGAATTCGAACCGGTCGTAAATCGAGTACGGCTGATCTTTGCGCAAGTCCCACTTTACACCTGTTGCCCGCAAGTTGACGCCGCTCAAGCCGTAGTCGATGGCCTGTTCCTTCGTGTACTTTCCGATCCCCTTCGTCCGGTTGAGGAAGATTTCATTGTTCGATACGAAATCTTCGTACTCGTCAATCTTTTCTTTCATGACGGGGAGAAAGTTCTTCACCTTCTCAATCCAGCCGTCCGGCGCATCCCACTTCACACCGCCCACCCGCATGTAGTTAAAGGTGATGCGGGCGCCACACAGTTCGTTAAACAGATCGAGGATCGTCTCCCTCTCCCGCATGGAGTACAAAAACGGAGTCGTCGCCCCCAAGTCCAGCAGAAAGGTGCCGAACCACAGACAGTGACTGGCGATGCGATTGAGTTCCATGGCAATGACGCGCAAGTATTCGGCGCGCTCCGGGATTTCTAGCTCCATGAGTGTTTCGGCGGCGTGGCAGATGACGTAGTTGTTCGTCATACCCGACAAGTAGTCCATGCGGTCCGTGTACGGAATAATCTGCGTGTAGGACAAATCTTCTGCCAGTTTCTCCGTACCGCGGTGCAAATAGCCGATGACGGGACGCGCTTCTTGAATGATTTCACCGTCAATTTTGATGACGATGCGAAACACGCCGTGGGTGCTCGGGTGTTGGGGGCCGACGTTTAGCAACATTTCTTCTGTTCGCACTGCCAAGGGGCTACACCTCCTCGTCCAACGGAACGTAGTCTTTGCGCAACGGGTGCCCGACCCAGTCGTCTGGCAGCAAAATGCGCTTCAAATTCGGGTGTCCCCTAAATTCGATGCCAAACAGGTCGTACACTTCCCGCTCGTTCCAGTTGGCACCGCGCCAAACGGGTGTGACAGACGGCACCCAGGCCGGCTCGCGTTCCGTATGAACGTGGACGGCCAACATCTCGTTCCTGGAAAACGAGTACAAGTGCGTGACGACGGACATGTAGTCTTGATCGTCGTAAGCTGTCAAATCCTTTAAGTAATCAAAGGCAAACGCGTCGTCTGCTTTTAACATGTGCGCGACGTCCAGCCACGTTTCCCGTTTGACGCGAATCGTCGGCAAATGTCCGTTCGGACGGTTGATGTGCGCTTCTTCTACGACGTCGTCCCCGAACGCTTCTTTCAGTTTGGCCACATAGGCGTCGAGGAGCGGCTGTTTCGGCGACGGTTCAAGGGGCTCTTCCTTTTTCTTTTTCGGCGTGCGCCTCGGCCGCGCTTTAGCCTCTTTCGCCTTCTGGGCGGCTTTTTCTTTCGCCTCTTTTACTTTTCGGGCTTTCTCCCTTTCATCTGCGTCTGAGACCGCCCCCTTTTCGCCGTTGACGGCATCTTTTGCTGCTGTTTCACTTTTTGGCTGGACAGGTTTTTGTTCATCACTCACTGACTGGTCACCTTCTTCCCAGTCTTCGCTTCGTAGCGAATCTTTTCCTGCAATTTGTTCACGCCGTAAATGAGGGCAGCCGGGTTCGGCGGACAGCCCGGGATGTAGACGTCAACGGGGATGATCTGGTCGACCCCTTTGATGACTGAATACGATTTCACGTAGGGCCCTCCGGCCGTCGCACACGACCCCATGGCGATGACCCACTTCGGTTCCGGCATTTGATCGTACAAGCGCCGAATGACGGGCCCCATCTTCTTCGTGACGGTCCCGGAAACGATCATGACGTCGGCCTGCCGCGGTGAGCTGCGGTAGAACACGCCAAAGCGGTCGAAATCGTACCGTGCTGTACTGGCTGTCATCATTTCAATGGCACAGCAGGCAAGGCCGAACTGCAGCGGCCACATCGAATTGCTGCGCGCCCACGCCTTAATTTGTTCCAGAGTCGTAAACAGTACGTTCCGCTCGACGGCTTCTTGCTCGTCTACGGCCAGTTGTTCAAGGTTCATATCCATTCCAACACCTTCTTCTTCCAAGCGTAGATGAGGCCGATGATCAGAAGGAAGACGAAGATTCCCATTTCTAGCAGGATGAACAGTCCAATGTCGCTTCTCAACACGTCGTACGCCACAGCCCAAGGGTAGAGGAAGACGGTTTCAACGTCGAAAATGACGAACAGCAAGGCGAACATGTAGTAACGGACGTTAAACTGCAGCCAGCTTTGCTGGTACGGGTCGATACCGCTCTCATAAGGGAGCAACTTTGCCTCGTACGGTTTGGACGGTCGCAACAACCGGCCAATCGTCCAAGCTACAATCGGAAGGGCAATGGCCAACAAGAAAAAAATAGCGAGGACGACGTAGTGGTTCGTGTACTCCATGCACGTTCCCTCCGGACATCAAGAAACTGATCCCTTAAGAATCAGTCTTTTCTAATATTTATTATGAACAATATGCATGCCGCCTCAATTATAGCAAATGCCATTCTTTGTGTCTAACGGGAAACGGGAAAGGCCTCTTCCGTCCTTTCCCGCTCACCACCTATTTCTTTTTGGCTACTTTCAAACGGTTGAGCGCACGATTTAGCGCCAGCTCTGCCCGGTGAAAGTCGATGTTCTCCTGTTTTTCCCGCAGCCTTTTTTCGGCCCGCTCTTTGGCCGCCTTCGCGCGTTCGACGTCAATTTCCTCCGGAAATTCGGAAGACTCCGCCAGAATCGTGACCGACTCCGGTTTGACCTCCATAAATCCTCCACTGATGGCAGCTATCACTTCACGGCCGTCTTGTTTGATGCGGACGGCACTAATCTGGAGCATAGCCGCCAGTGGAGAATGGTTGGGAAGCACACCGATCTCACCTTCTGTCGTTCTGGCGATCACCATTTCCGCCTGTTCGCTGAACACTTTGCGATCAGGTGTGACGATATCGACTTGCATCGTACTCATCTCTGCCTGCCTCCCCGCGCCGCGTCACTTACGACGCATTTGCCTGTAGTCTTTCCGCCTTTTCCCGGGCTTCTTCAATCGTTCCCACCATGTAGAACGCGTCTTCTGGGAGATCGTCGTGTTTCCCTTCCAACACTTCTTTAAAGCTGCGCACCGTTTCTTTGACCGGAACGTATTTGCCCGGCTGTCCGGTAAACTGTTCGGCCACGTGCATCGGCTGTGACAAAAAGCGCTGCACCCGGCGAGCCCGGTTGACGGTCAGTTTGTCTTCGTCAGACAGTTCGTCCATTCCGAGAATGGCGATAATGTCCTGCAGCTCGTTGTAGCGCTGCAACAGTTTTTGTACTCCCCGCGCGACTTCGTAGTGCTCCTCCCCGACGACAGCCGGACTTAGGATGCGCGACGTCGATGCGAGGGGATCGACGGCTGGGAAAATTCCGATCTCCGTCAGCTTCCGCTCCAGGTTCGTCGTCGCATCCAAGTGGGCAAATGTCGTGGCCGGCGCCGGGTCCGTGTAGTCGTCTGCTGGCACGTAAATAGCCTGGATCGAGGTGACCGACCCTTTCTTCGTCGACGTGATGCGCTCTTGCAACTGCCCCATCTCCGTTGCCAACGTCGGCTGATATCCAACGGCAGACGGCATGCGTCCGAGGAGCGCCGACACTTCTGAACCGGCTTGCGTGAAGCGGAAAATGTTGTCGATGAAGAGCAACACGTCCTGCCCTTGCGCGTCCCGGAAGTACTCCGCCAT includes the following:
- a CDS encoding NADH-quinone oxidoreductase subunit C yields the protein MSDEQKPVQPKSETAAKDAVNGEKGAVSDADEREKARKVKEAKEKAAQKAKEAKARPRRTPKKKKEEPLEPSPKQPLLDAYVAKLKEAFGDDVVEEAHINRPNGHLPTIRVKRETWLDVAHMLKADDAFAFDYLKDLTAYDDQDYMSVVTHLYSFSRNEMLAVHVHTEREPAWVPSVTPVWRGANWNEREVYDLFGIEFRGHPNLKRILLPDDWVGHPLRKDYVPLDEEV
- the nuoK gene encoding NADH-quinone oxidoreductase subunit NuoK produces the protein MPVSSYLALAAILFCIGLYGVLTKRNAVIVLFCIELMLNAVNINLVAFAKYGIGANVTGHIFSLFTITVAAAEVAVGIAILIALYRRRESVNVEDMNTLKR
- the nuoL gene encoding NADH-quinone oxidoreductase subunit L — protein: MLNNAWLMPLFPLIAFVLLLGFGRRLRESSAIVGILATLAPLVMAVFAVVESVGGNQVHVAFEWLNIGDGVLTMGFQVDALNAMMLFVVSLVSFLVHVYSRGYMEGDERFHVFYAYLALFTFSMLALVISPNFLQLYIFWELVGLCSFLLVGFWYHKPEAKAAAKKAFIVTRIGDVGLFVAICLVFWQVGSLEYGDVFAAAESGTIAVGTLSLIAILIFVGAVGKSGQFPLHTWLPDAMEGPTPVSALIHAATMVAAGVYLVARVYPLIEASPLALDVIAFIGAFTAIFAASIGLVQNDIKRVLAYSTVSQLGFMMFALGSAGYVAGTFHLMTHAFFKALLFLAAGAVIYALHHEQDIRNMGGFWHRNKAVGWLFLIGCLSIAGIPPFSGYFSKEEILAAAYADGRFAVFTVGIVAAFFTAFYMFRLFFLVFTGKNRSNHPDVKPVPLVMTAPMWALAALSVVAGWVHTPWNQGLGRWLTAEGSAVAALGDHSAPVWLPVLTVAVSLLGVALAWAMYVGRKLARDTFSRPLPGVYRTLLNKYYVDELYQYVIATPLRAVGYALQAVDRYVIAGLVAFLGRLSVAVGRGGTYVQNGQVQTYGLVTVAGVVLLLAGLMMGGTCSNGWGYRIDTSHVFASHRCSVFTVCRPRQ
- the nuoH gene encoding NADH-quinone oxidoreductase subunit NuoH; this translates as MGQLLSQPLSPLNATLFTLGAVALLLVILGFVTYAILFERKVLGWVQLRHGPVRVGPWGMFQTVADILKLLVKEDTIPAQADKPLFKIAPIIAFVPSFAIVAVIPFTENLYFTDIGVALLYYLALTSITVIGILTGGWSSNNNYALLGAMRSAAQMISYEIPLILSVVGVILAAGSLNMIDIVEAQQNMWFIVPQILGFVIFLIASIAELNRVPFDLPEAESELVAGYFVEYSGFRWAFFMLAEYVYIFAMSSLTTVLFLGGWHPPFDFLGFIPGIVWFLLKFLLIVFFLFWVRATLPRIRIDQLMSLGWKVLLPLAIANIFLSALLKEVPWISQFY
- a CDS encoding NADH-quinone oxidoreductase subunit A, which encodes MEYTNHYVVLAIFFLLAIALPIVAWTIGRLLRPSKPYEAKLLPYESGIDPYQQSWLQFNVRYYMFALLFVIFDVETVFLYPWAVAYDVLRSDIGLFILLEMGIFVFLLIIGLIYAWKKKVLEWI
- a CDS encoding NADH-quinone oxidoreductase subunit D, producing the protein MLLNVGPQHPSTHGVFRIVIKIDGEIIQEARPVIGYLHRGTEKLAEDLSYTQIIPYTDRMDYLSGMTNNYVICHAAETLMELEIPERAEYLRVIAMELNRIASHCLWFGTFLLDLGATTPFLYSMRERETILDLFNELCGARITFNYMRVGGVKWDAPDGWIEKVKNFLPVMKEKIDEYEDFVSNNEIFLNRTKGIGKYTKEQAIDYGLSGVNLRATGVKWDLRKDQPYSIYDRFEFDVPTGQTGEVYDKFKCRMEEMRQSVRILEQAVEQFPPSGPIMAKIPRVVRVPEGEVYVGIEAPRGELGCYLVSKGKSNPWRVKFRRPSFCNLQILPELLHGENVSNLVAILGSIDIVLGEVDA
- a CDS encoding NuoB/complex I 20 kDa subunit family protein — protein: MDMNLEQLAVDEQEAVERNVLFTTLEQIKAWARSNSMWPLQFGLACCAIEMMTASTARYDFDRFGVFYRSSPRQADVMIVSGTVTKKMGPVIRRLYDQMPEPKWVIAMGSCATAGGPYVKSYSVIKGVDQIIPVDVYIPGCPPNPAALIYGVNKLQEKIRYEAKTGKKVTSQ
- a CDS encoding F0F1 ATP synthase subunit epsilon, which gives rise to MSTMQVDIVTPDRKVFSEQAEMVIARTTEGEIGVLPNHSPLAAMLQISAVRIKQDGREVIAAISGGFMEVKPESVTILAESSEFPEEIDVERAKAAKERAEKRLREKQENIDFHRAELALNRALNRLKVAKKK
- a CDS encoding NADH-quinone oxidoreductase subunit J, giving the protein MTGEFVAFFVLSVFAIGGAVFMINFTKVVHMVISMAATMLSVAGIFFLLNAEFVAVVQVLIYSGAVTILMLFGIMLTRHTGEETPTRRPLHRGLSFVAVAVLFAFLMWGINTTPFPGEAADVSTFTVENIGLTVFKQFVIPFELLSVLLLVALVGAIILAKKEAE
- the nuoI gene encoding NADH-quinone oxidoreductase subunit NuoI, with the translated sequence MQGIIKGLAYTLKHIPKKKVTHHYPDEPMEMPDRFRGIQHLDPEKCIVCNQCARVCPTDCITLSGRPHPDPGKKGKILDTYNINFEICILCDLCTEVCPTEAIVMTNNFELSAYSRDDLYKDMEWLHENNTNIRSENKV
- the atpD gene encoding F0F1 ATP synthase subunit beta, producing the protein MSKGRVVQVMGPVVDVEFDGGHLPELNNAIRITHTAQSESERDIDLTVEVAIHLGDNRVRCIAMASTDGIVRGMQATDTGQPIAVPVGEGTLGRVFNVLGEPIDEAGPVEVKERHPIHREAPAFDDLSTEDEILETGIKVIDLLAPYAKGGKIGLFGGAGVGKTVLIQELINNIAQEHGGLSVFAGVGERTREGNDLYHEMRDAGVLDKTTMVFGQMNEPPGARMRVALSALTMAEYFRDAQGQDVLLFIDNIFRFTQAGSEVSALLGRMPSAVGYQPTLATEMGQLQERITSTKKGSVTSIQAIYVPADDYTDPAPATTFAHLDATTNLERKLTEIGIFPAVDPLASTSRILSPAVVGEEHYEVARGVQKLLQRYNELQDIIAILGMDELSDEDKLTVNRARRVQRFLSQPMHVAEQFTGQPGKYVPVKETVRSFKEVLEGKHDDLPEDAFYMVGTIEEAREKAERLQANAS